The sequence below is a genomic window from Cryobacterium arcticum.
CAGCCCAACGGGGTTCCGATCACGCTGATGAACCCGGCCGAGAAGCTCCCGAAGATCGACCTCTCGCAGCCGGCGCCCGAGGGCTCCCGCCAGAAGCTGCAGCTGCTCGGCCCGGTCGGTTTCGCGAGCGCCCTGCGCGCCCAGACCGCGTTGGCCGTCACCGACACCACCTTCCGTGACGCCCACCAGTCCCTGCTGGCCACCCGGGTGCGCACCAAGGACCTCGTCGCGGTCGCGCCGCACGTGGCCAGGCTCACCCCGGAGCTGCTCTCGGTCGAGGCCTGGGGCGGCGCCACCTACGACGTCGCTCTGCGCTTCCTCGGCGAAGACCCCTGGGAGCGCCTCGCTGCCCTGCGGGAGGCGCTGCCCAACATCAACATCCAGATGCTCCTGCGCGGCCGCAACACGGTCGGCTACACGCCGTACCCCACCGAGGTGACGGATGCGTTCGTGCGCGAGGCCAGCGACACCGGCGTCGACATCTTCCGCATCTTCGACGCCCTCAACGACGTCAACCAGATGCGCCCGGCCATCGATGCCGTGCTGAACACCGGCACCAGCGTGGCCGAGGTGGCGGTCTGCTACACGGGCGACCTGCTCGACCCGGCCGAGAGCCTCTACACGCTGGACTACTACCTGCGCCTGGCCGACCAGATCGTCGCCTCCGGCGCGCACATCCTGGCCATCAAGGACATGGCCGGCCTGCTGCGTCCGGCCGCGGCGGAGAAGCTCGTCGCGGCGTTCCGCGAACGGTTCGACCTGCCGGTGCACGTGCACACGCACGACACTCCTGGTGGCCAGCTCGCCACGCTGCTCGCGGCCTCCCGCGCCGGCGCCGACGCCGTCGATGTGGCCAGCGCGCCCATGGGCGGTACCACCAGCCAGCCCTCCGCCTCGTCGCTCGTCGCCGCCCTCGCGCACACCGAGCGCGACACGGGTATCTCGCTGCAGAACGTCTGCGACCTGGAGCCCTACTGGGAGGACGTGCGCCGGGTCTACCACCCCTTCGAATCCGGTCTTCGCGCCCCCACCGGCCGGGTCTACAAGCACGAGATCCCCGGCGGACAGCTCTCCAACCTGCGTACGCAGGCCGTGGCGCTGGGCCTCGCCGACGACTTCGAGCTCATCGAGGACATGTACGCGGCAGCCAACACCATCCTGGGCCGGGTGCCCAAGGTGACGCCGTCCTCCAAGGTGGTCGGCGACCTCGCCCTCTACCTCGCCGCGGTGAACGCCGACCCGGCCGACTTCGAGGCCAACCCGTCCAAGTACGACGTGCCGGACTCCGTGGTGGGCTTCATGGCCGGCGAGCTGGGCGACCTGCCCGGCGGTTGGCCGGAGCCCTTCCGCAGCAAGGTCCTCGAGGGCCGCAACGTGCGGGTGAGCACCACCGAGCTCACCGCGGACGAGAAAGAAGCCCTGGGCGGCGACAGCGCCACCCGTCGCGGCATGCTCAACCAGCTGTTGTTCCCCGCGCCCACGCGGCACTTCCAGCAGATCCGTGAGCTGTTCGGCGACCTGTCCGTCGTGGACACCGTCGACTACCTCTACGGCCTGCGCCAGGGCACCGAGCACTCGGTCGAGATCGACAAGGGCGTGCGGCTATACGTCGGCCTCGAGGCGATCGGCGAGGCCGACGACAAGGGCATGCGCACCGTCATGACCATCCTCAACGGCCAGCTGCGTCCGGTGTTCGTGCGCGACCGCAGCATCGCCGTCGTGACCAAGGCCGCCGAGAAGGCGGATGCCAACCAGCCCGGCCAGGTCGCCGCCCCGTTCTCCGGAGTGGTCACCCTGCAGGTCGCCGACGGTGACCACGTCGTGGCCGGCCAGAGCGTGGCATCCATCGAAGCCATGAAGATGGAAGCGGCCATCACCTCGCCCATCGCGGGCGTAGTGGAGCGCGTGGCGATCCCCACCACCCAGCAGGTTGACGCCGGCGACCTGCTCGTGGTGGTGCGACCACGCTAGGCTGAGGCCT
It includes:
- a CDS encoding pyruvate carboxylase, translating into MFTKILVANRGEIAIRAFRAAYELGAKTVAVFPFEDRNSLHRLKADEAYEIGEPGHPVRAYLDVAEIIRVAKESGADAIYPGYGFLSENPDLAEAAKAAGITFIGPGSHVLEMAGNKVTAKEHAIAAGVPVLKSSAPSRDVEELIAAAEDIGFPIFAKAVAGGGGRGMRRVATMADLRGSLEEAMREANSAFGDPTMFLEQAVLRPRHIEVQILADATGETVHLFERDCSVQRRHQKVIEIAPAPNLPEEIRQRLHKDAVAFARSIGYVNAGTVEFLLDTVGERAGQHVFIEMNPRIQVEHTVTEEVTDVDLVQSQIRIAAGETLADLGLSQDSIKLRGFALQCRITTEDPTAGFRPDTGKITTYRSPGGAGIRLDGGTINPGAQISPHFDSMLAKLTCRGRDYASAVTRSKRALAEFRIRGVSTNIAFLQAVLEDPDFAAGDLSTSFIDERPQLLRGRASKDRGTKILNWLADVTVNQPNGVPITLMNPAEKLPKIDLSQPAPEGSRQKLQLLGPVGFASALRAQTALAVTDTTFRDAHQSLLATRVRTKDLVAVAPHVARLTPELLSVEAWGGATYDVALRFLGEDPWERLAALREALPNINIQMLLRGRNTVGYTPYPTEVTDAFVREASDTGVDIFRIFDALNDVNQMRPAIDAVLNTGTSVAEVAVCYTGDLLDPAESLYTLDYYLRLADQIVASGAHILAIKDMAGLLRPAAAEKLVAAFRERFDLPVHVHTHDTPGGQLATLLAASRAGADAVDVASAPMGGTTSQPSASSLVAALAHTERDTGISLQNVCDLEPYWEDVRRVYHPFESGLRAPTGRVYKHEIPGGQLSNLRTQAVALGLADDFELIEDMYAAANTILGRVPKVTPSSKVVGDLALYLAAVNADPADFEANPSKYDVPDSVVGFMAGELGDLPGGWPEPFRSKVLEGRNVRVSTTELTADEKEALGGDSATRRGMLNQLLFPAPTRHFQQIRELFGDLSVVDTVDYLYGLRQGTEHSVEIDKGVRLYVGLEAIGEADDKGMRTVMTILNGQLRPVFVRDRSIAVVTKAAEKADANQPGQVAAPFSGVVTLQVADGDHVVAGQSVASIEAMKMEAAITSPIAGVVERVAIPTTQQVDAGDLLVVVRPR